Proteins from a genomic interval of Capsicum annuum cultivar UCD-10X-F1 chromosome 4, UCD10Xv1.1, whole genome shotgun sequence:
- the LOC107868742 gene encoding uncharacterized protein LOC107868742: MYFDGAVHCEGAGAGVVFITPNGEVLPYSFTLTQCCSNNVTEYQALILGLEMVLHPTVASWPFEAWGLDVARPLMKSSDGHLYILAATDYFSKWVEAVSLKKVKKENVANFIRVNIIYHFGIPRYLLTDNGKPLDNKLMTKIYDFFGFKQRNSSMYYAAANGLAEAFNKTLCNLLKKVVSKSKRD, translated from the exons atgtactttgatggcgCTGTACATTGTGAGGGAGCTGGTGCTGGAGTAGTGTTTATCACTCCCAATGGGGAAGTTTTGCCATATTCCTTCACTTTAACACAATGTTGCTCTAATAATGTCACTGAATATCAAGCACTCATACTTGGACTCGAAATG GTATTACACCCGACTGTTGCTTCATGGCCTTTTGAAGCATGGGGTTTGGATGTTGCCAGACCATTAATGAAGTCTTCTGATGGACATTTGTACATCCTAGCTGCAACTGATTATTTTTCAAAATGGGTTGAAGCCGTTTCtctgaaaaaagtaaagaaagagaaTGTGGCAAACTTCATTCGAGTCAATATTATCTATCACTTTGGCATTCCTAGATATCTACTGACGGATAATGGTAAGCCACTTGATAATAAGTTGATGACCaagatatatgatttttttggctTCAAGCAACGCAACTCCTCTATGTATTATGCTGCTGCTAATGGCCTTGCTGAAGCATTCAACAAGACACTCTGCAACTTATTAAAGAAGGTCGTTTCAAAATCTAAAAGAGATTGA